A window of Haliscomenobacter hydrossis DSM 1100 contains these coding sequences:
- a CDS encoding WD40 repeat domain-containing protein has product MKKTTFSFLLTIFLVGKFCPMIWAQEEPSICDKLLKDANKAFEEGKIAETQDYLKRLDYCDYKKELRKERHKLWDKVNTAIKTSTLKLQQKTKEAEDAERKAKIAKESALAQRDSAGKATKILYNFILASEYLIDNQVIAYNISKYLEKGKYQDKIINLLSSIAEETGILHAQAHINSSSTIGLTWIESMNSTEPYLLIVNTKGEIKTYSAQGVEINEPFSLPDFHAFSKAEVSFSQNGHLIAFSDHQGAVIVYDLKLRKRQYRSTNIPGSIHSLALANNGKYLVIGSSTQNNSIKKISILDASGILLEEHIIPFEPTHLDIGNSGRLVVSNGKHPAQFFERKAKSSRWRLLDHYANLPASQKVSIPCFANKDEVMLFSEGSFDAVVSSPIIENDNKQNLKKHQNAVSAVDIHNTLNLLITGSNDKSICTWHHNGDDWAMYQSLRGHEYPINSLATAPESAYLASMDIKGYIKIWNLHGKRRNTRAPSTAKDIFSLAYSPDGKYLVLGSSDDRGGAIEVLDAAGKQSYFSGYSEGHTGQSDTIVSIQFLSKRVFLCAHRSGQLNVWTISESEPTKTPKIDFHKTISLKIPRMQHIVGAAISPTKAILAIATDANEVLLYYTDAYLNTSYIRTLKEITTHSIGEGLLLGLGFSKDHLMVVTKDNLFYYNYNDKYDILSPTRHEYSSFKALTHFDDIQINAQSTVAFSPSGRYLALSAAHAVERFDLEQADLRGEVLKNGHRNHVTSLHFTVDEQYLLSASWDKTAIVWRSEDSKRLYVVNDQQAGSMRSITSAPDGQSFATGHEDRLNIWRMPKAYYEETIETIPRADLIAYKMLLPDSLYKELEHIYQASEQYTSINLFDQAEKLIKIGLDKSTEQGDTHWTLQFLIAQAENSMAKNGRNPDPFLALAKRIKADDDILAELADYLFEQQHWAALQWLSQQYLNKYPEWARKYLYIALVEQRSSPAQGLSSINSLKDIGLLGEIADFFNLLAQAKKDIKQQTLYYQASYAAAKKMLEIDPEEIAIAFIITANINYHWNSLQLPGQAQIALTTTRECLSIIHQYTPKDTHSLKITLMNHALALLLTGNYTRAETLYDSLAPQRFVDDRFDYFYEAFLDDFTYILQADGENAQKIIGLHYKKLMQIKSKLEQFKNSKIPIGLSIKIPETPSIRTERYEIELGGFVSRNEAHQCLSQLLLLGLHHPFILIKDGQYYVNVGETLSHDQFTFWESKLKESKYNIIQNVVKLEEIVDVSTPEPDLATRGIRYHVIAGTFSSHSNALSRQKELIRLDYTKTRITFNGQHHVVNLGEEFTEQQVKDIFKKLLDKGIDTYKLEIQP; this is encoded by the coding sequence ATGAAAAAAACAACTTTCTCATTCTTACTGACTATCTTTTTAGTCGGTAAGTTCTGCCCAATGATATGGGCTCAAGAAGAACCTTCAATCTGTGATAAATTACTCAAAGACGCAAATAAAGCTTTTGAAGAGGGTAAAATTGCTGAAACACAAGATTACCTCAAACGTTTGGATTATTGCGATTACAAAAAGGAGTTGCGAAAAGAACGTCACAAATTATGGGATAAAGTCAATACCGCGATTAAAACTTCTACATTGAAGCTTCAGCAAAAAACCAAAGAGGCAGAAGACGCTGAAAGAAAGGCGAAAATAGCAAAAGAATCGGCACTTGCCCAAAGGGATAGTGCAGGCAAAGCAACTAAAATTTTATATAATTTTATTTTGGCGTCAGAGTATTTAATCGACAATCAAGTTATTGCTTACAATATTAGTAAATACCTTGAAAAAGGTAAATATCAAGATAAAATCATCAATCTTTTATCCAGTATTGCAGAGGAAACAGGAATATTACACGCCCAGGCTCACATCAACTCATCGAGTACAATCGGATTGACTTGGATAGAATCTATGAATTCCACTGAGCCATATTTATTGATCGTCAATACAAAAGGAGAAATAAAAACATACTCAGCACAAGGTGTTGAAATAAATGAACCCTTTTCCTTGCCCGATTTTCATGCATTTAGCAAAGCAGAGGTCTCTTTTAGTCAAAATGGCCATTTGATTGCTTTCTCAGATCACCAAGGTGCAGTCATTGTTTATGACTTAAAACTACGCAAAAGACAATATCGAAGCACCAATATTCCAGGTTCCATTCATAGCCTTGCCTTGGCCAACAATGGTAAATATCTAGTCATTGGCAGCAGTACTCAAAATAATTCCATTAAAAAAATTAGCATACTTGATGCATCGGGCATTTTACTCGAGGAACACATCATCCCTTTTGAGCCCACTCATCTTGACATTGGCAATTCTGGGCGTTTAGTTGTCAGTAATGGAAAACATCCAGCACAGTTTTTTGAAAGAAAAGCCAAAAGTAGCCGTTGGCGATTACTCGATCATTATGCTAATTTACCCGCGAGCCAAAAAGTATCTATACCCTGTTTTGCCAATAAAGATGAGGTTATGCTTTTTAGTGAAGGTTCCTTTGATGCTGTTGTTTCCTCTCCTATTATAGAAAATGACAATAAGCAAAATTTAAAAAAACACCAAAACGCAGTTTCTGCTGTGGATATCCACAATACCCTGAATCTACTCATCACCGGCAGCAATGATAAGAGTATTTGTACTTGGCACCACAATGGTGATGATTGGGCAATGTACCAGTCCCTGCGTGGCCATGAGTACCCAATTAACAGTTTGGCTACAGCACCTGAAAGTGCATATCTAGCCAGTATGGACATTAAAGGGTATATTAAAATTTGGAACTTGCATGGCAAACGACGCAATACACGTGCCCCCTCCACGGCTAAAGATATATTTAGCTTGGCTTATTCTCCTGATGGAAAGTATCTGGTACTAGGTAGTTCTGATGACCGTGGAGGCGCGATTGAAGTGTTGGACGCTGCTGGTAAACAATCTTATTTTTCTGGCTATTCAGAAGGGCACACTGGACAAAGCGATACCATTGTTTCCATTCAATTTTTAAGTAAGCGAGTATTTTTGTGTGCCCACCGTTCCGGGCAGTTGAATGTATGGACAATTTCCGAGTCAGAGCCAACGAAAACACCAAAAATAGATTTCCATAAAACCATATCCCTTAAGATTCCTCGTATGCAGCATATCGTTGGGGCGGCGATTTCTCCAACCAAAGCCATTCTGGCGATAGCGACTGACGCAAATGAAGTTCTCTTATATTATACTGATGCTTATCTGAACACTAGTTATATTCGGACACTTAAAGAGATTACTACTCATTCCATTGGAGAGGGTCTTCTGCTGGGACTAGGTTTTTCAAAAGATCACCTTATGGTTGTCACTAAGGACAATCTCTTTTATTACAACTACAATGACAAATATGATATCTTATCACCTACCCGCCATGAATATAGCTCATTTAAAGCATTGACTCATTTTGATGATATACAAATAAACGCCCAAAGCACGGTTGCATTTAGTCCTTCTGGGCGTTATCTCGCACTAAGTGCCGCACATGCAGTGGAACGGTTCGATTTAGAGCAAGCCGATTTACGAGGCGAAGTTCTTAAAAATGGCCACCGAAACCATGTCACTTCATTACATTTCACTGTAGATGAGCAATATTTACTTTCCGCTTCCTGGGACAAAACAGCCATCGTCTGGCGATCCGAAGACTCCAAGCGCCTGTACGTAGTGAATGATCAACAGGCTGGATCGATGCGGAGCATCACCAGTGCACCTGACGGGCAAAGCTTTGCTACAGGTCATGAAGATAGGCTGAATATCTGGCGTATGCCCAAAGCCTATTATGAGGAAACCATTGAAACCATTCCCAGAGCTGATTTGATTGCCTACAAAATGCTGCTTCCAGACAGCCTCTATAAAGAGCTTGAACACATTTACCAAGCCAGTGAGCAATACACCAGTATAAACCTATTTGACCAAGCCGAAAAATTAATTAAGATTGGCCTAGATAAATCTACTGAGCAGGGGGATACCCATTGGACTTTACAATTCCTAATTGCACAAGCCGAAAATAGTATGGCTAAAAATGGACGTAATCCTGACCCGTTTTTGGCGTTGGCTAAAAGGATTAAAGCAGATGATGATATCTTAGCTGAACTTGCAGATTACCTATTTGAGCAACAACACTGGGCAGCACTCCAATGGCTAAGTCAACAATACCTCAACAAATATCCAGAATGGGCCAGAAAGTACCTTTACATAGCACTAGTGGAGCAGCGTAGCTCTCCAGCTCAAGGTCTGAGTAGCATCAATAGCTTGAAAGATATCGGATTGTTAGGCGAAATAGCTGATTTTTTTAACCTATTAGCTCAGGCCAAAAAAGACATCAAGCAGCAAACCCTATATTATCAAGCATCCTATGCAGCTGCAAAAAAAATGCTCGAAATTGATCCTGAGGAGATAGCCATAGCCTTTATTATCACTGCCAACATCAATTATCATTGGAATTCCTTACAGTTACCCGGGCAGGCTCAAATTGCATTAACTACGACCAGAGAATGTTTATCGATCATCCATCAGTATACCCCTAAGGATACCCACAGCTTAAAAATCACCTTAATGAACCATGCGCTTGCGCTATTGTTAACGGGGAATTATACTCGTGCAGAGACTCTTTATGACTCCCTAGCTCCACAACGATTTGTGGATGATCGATTTGATTATTTTTACGAAGCTTTTTTGGATGATTTCACTTACATCCTGCAAGCTGATGGTGAAAATGCTCAAAAAATCATTGGACTACACTACAAAAAACTCATGCAGATTAAATCAAAGTTGGAGCAATTCAAAAATTCAAAAATACCAATCGGCTTATCTATAAAAATCCCCGAAACTCCTTCGATCCGCACCGAGCGTTATGAAATAGAACTAGGTGGTTTTGTGTCCAGAAATGAAGCACACCAATGCTTAAGTCAATTATTGCTATTAGGCCTGCATCATCCCTTTATTCTGATTAAAGATGGGCAATATTATGTAAACGTTGGCGAAACGCTAAGTCATGATCAATTTACTTTTTGGGAAAGTAAATTAAAGGAATCCAAATACAATATAATACAAAATGTAGTCAAGCTGGAGGAAATAGTCGACGTGTCTACTCCTGAACCTGATTTAGCTACTCGGGGAATACGTTATCATGTTATTGCAGGTACTTTTTCGTCGCATTCCAATGCGCTTTCACGACAAAAAGAATTAATACGATTGGATTATACCAAGACACGAATTACTTTCAATGGTCAACATCATGTAGTAAATTTGGGGGAAGAATTTACCGAACAACAAGTTAAGGACATTTTTAAAAAATTGCTCGATAAAGGAATTGACACCTACAAACTTGAAATACAACCTTAA
- a CDS encoding AAA family ATPase has product MSQIQSPFKFLDPFTYEDRAYFFGRDREINALHRLVQRTPLVLLYGLSGTGKTSLVQCGLASKFDGPDWFPIWIRRRTDLHKSLHRKLNNALPQPLPQGTKATEKIQSIYNHYLRPVYLIFDQFEELFTNGTHEERRNFVIELSQLVCAELPCSIILSVREEYLGQLYSFEQFIPNLFDFRLRIEPMNTRLVKKVLSESFKSFNIRLEDPETELFDLIVSKISTSTERSEIELPYLQVYLDRLYRKDYERTYPEGNEAPGWPLLEFTREEIEEFGTINNVLDDFLRDQRENIQRELNQVFPQEKDVENAMQHFLDTLVSDEGTKRPIRISSKDEHIQIDDRQRKLFEDLSDSIVSFCARRLEQARLLRITDESMELAHDILARLIDQQRSAKQRQLRDIRRRIAIAYDEHLEKTLQFNASNQEPYFLNQGQISRIDPFLDDLKNLKREWLNFIEASRKYNEQIALEDQERLLKELKIERKHKRRFRLISIAAAILSVIALFSFADARTKAKQAKNMARTAESNAARVEKLSEKLKGKEVAEIIDRSKDLIERSDSLAIGNCCLEESIKLLEVAKQDIDDGIGIYNLPSDSLKARLDTINKKIQKLNNRQ; this is encoded by the coding sequence ATGAGCCAAATCCAAAGCCCATTTAAGTTCTTAGACCCTTTTACTTATGAGGATCGCGCCTATTTTTTCGGGCGAGATCGAGAGATAAATGCCCTCCATCGACTGGTGCAAAGAACTCCTCTGGTGCTCCTATATGGCCTGTCGGGTACTGGAAAAACGAGTTTAGTGCAATGTGGTTTGGCCAGCAAATTTGATGGTCCCGACTGGTTTCCAATATGGATTCGTAGAAGAACTGACCTGCACAAATCTTTACACCGTAAATTGAATAACGCCTTACCCCAACCTTTACCACAAGGAACGAAAGCGACAGAAAAGATTCAGTCGATTTACAATCATTATCTACGACCAGTTTACCTGATTTTTGATCAATTTGAAGAACTATTTACCAATGGAACTCATGAAGAACGAAGAAATTTTGTTATCGAGCTTAGTCAACTGGTCTGTGCGGAACTTCCCTGTAGCATCATTTTGAGTGTACGGGAAGAATATTTAGGCCAGCTTTATAGTTTCGAACAATTTATTCCTAATCTTTTTGATTTTCGCTTGCGTATTGAACCAATGAATACAAGACTGGTCAAAAAAGTATTGTCTGAGTCTTTTAAAAGTTTCAATATAAGGCTAGAAGACCCCGAAACAGAGCTTTTTGATCTAATTGTTTCTAAAATCAGTACCAGCACTGAGCGCTCAGAAATTGAACTTCCTTATCTACAGGTCTATTTAGATCGACTGTACCGCAAGGATTATGAACGCACTTATCCAGAGGGCAACGAGGCACCAGGCTGGCCTCTGCTTGAATTTACCCGTGAAGAGATTGAAGAATTTGGCACCATCAATAATGTTCTCGACGACTTTTTACGTGATCAACGGGAAAACATTCAACGAGAACTGAACCAGGTTTTCCCTCAAGAAAAAGACGTCGAGAATGCCATGCAGCATTTTCTCGATACCTTAGTATCCGATGAAGGTACCAAGCGGCCAATCAGAATTTCGAGCAAGGATGAGCACATTCAAATCGATGATCGTCAACGTAAATTGTTTGAGGACTTATCTGATTCAATCGTTTCTTTCTGTGCCAGGAGGTTAGAACAAGCTCGGCTGCTACGCATTACGGACGAATCGATGGAATTGGCGCACGATATTTTAGCTCGCCTAATTGACCAACAACGAAGTGCTAAGCAGCGTCAACTGCGTGACATTCGCCGCCGTATCGCCATTGCTTATGACGAACACCTTGAAAAAACTTTACAATTCAATGCTTCGAATCAAGAGCCTTATTTTCTCAACCAAGGGCAAATTTCTCGTATTGATCCCTTTTTGGACGATTTAAAAAATCTTAAACGAGAATGGTTAAATTTTATTGAAGCAAGCCGGAAATACAATGAGCAAATCGCATTAGAAGATCAGGAACGATTATTGAAAGAACTAAAAATTGAGCGAAAACACAAAAGACGTTTCCGCTTAATCAGTATTGCTGCGGCTATACTTTCAGTAATCGCATTGTTTTCATTTGCTGATGCACGAACGAAAGCTAAGCAAGCCAAAAATATGGCTAGAACAGCCGAAAGCAATGCTGCCCGTGTCGAGAAACTTTCAGAGAAATTAAAGGGTAAAGAAGTAGCTGAAATTATTGATCGTTCAAAAGATTTAATCGAGCGATCAGATTCTTTGGCAATAGGCAATTGTTGTCTTGAAGAAAGCATTAAGCTACTAGAAGTTGCAAAGCAAGATATTGATGATGGGATTGGGATTTACAATTTGCCTAGCGATTCACTTAAAGCGAGGCTTGATACCATCAACAAAAAAATTCAAAAACTAAACAACCGGCAATGA
- a CDS encoding CHAT domain-containing protein, translating into MPTLLLNFANNEQNHLASLRNEDDAIYAHLIERIKTKAFILVKDQYATTTKIISNINSYRDDLVLFWFSGHAGRDKLVFEDEEARSEGIAQILGQCRDLILVGLNGCSTKNQVQALLEKGIAIVIATSAPVNDDKAAKFGDYFFKELSQHRSIREAFNTAIANVNIHQAVEGEIIHFRDTLEINEPEKSQWILYHNEKGKNLLDSWRLPSTVQTNHSDANKLILRALEIIGKNANIALTDNVEQRNLALTKLPFMVSEPIRRLLAPNDNNGSEQQFYDLPSPQRYDMLLFAYQSILSFLCYVLMGQLWKNKDKLTKNETLSFEVDFLDWLSGDYQRNKQQLLLNIFERLANLSIATDVPFFIPELEKSVERLKDPKVKVHFLFFNDQFINGSTLSPETKTFCCHELELRFASILILFRNLIGYSLVSIKEIGVLNYMHDVQPIYDHKIVRVQISNTGIDDVNQKIPNFLKTAAVLLTDENDKNFERCLFLSPFLIDKNAYIISPKANLMAFDHYDRQTKAFYYRDAGKKNDEFLCLEVPVNMTSAEDYFDPFEDDEKDIASNHRSSSDYYSLIFEQFSAFSKDMFGKKLDEL; encoded by the coding sequence ATGCCAACACTTCTTTTAAATTTTGCAAATAACGAGCAGAACCACTTGGCGTCTTTACGCAATGAGGACGATGCAATTTATGCGCATTTAATTGAGCGTATAAAAACAAAGGCTTTTATCTTGGTTAAAGATCAATACGCTACAACAACAAAAATTATTTCCAATATAAATAGCTATCGAGATGATCTAGTCTTGTTTTGGTTCAGTGGTCATGCTGGGCGAGATAAACTTGTTTTTGAAGATGAAGAAGCTCGATCAGAAGGGATAGCTCAAATTTTAGGTCAATGCAGAGACTTAATACTAGTGGGACTGAATGGTTGCTCGACAAAAAACCAAGTTCAAGCACTTCTTGAGAAGGGAATTGCCATAGTGATCGCCACAAGTGCTCCAGTGAATGACGATAAAGCTGCAAAATTTGGTGATTATTTTTTCAAGGAGCTCTCGCAGCACAGAAGTATTCGTGAAGCTTTCAACACTGCTATTGCAAATGTCAATATTCATCAAGCTGTTGAAGGAGAGATTATCCACTTTCGAGATACACTAGAAATAAATGAACCTGAGAAAAGTCAGTGGATACTTTATCACAATGAGAAAGGGAAAAATTTATTAGATTCATGGAGGTTGCCATCTACTGTGCAAACTAACCATTCCGATGCTAATAAACTTATTCTTCGTGCACTAGAAATAATCGGCAAAAACGCAAATATAGCGCTAACGGATAATGTTGAACAAAGAAACTTGGCGTTGACAAAACTGCCCTTCATGGTCAGTGAACCTATTCGCCGTTTACTAGCTCCTAATGACAACAATGGAAGTGAACAGCAATTCTACGATCTACCTTCGCCACAACGCTACGATATGCTTTTATTTGCTTATCAAAGTATTTTGAGTTTTTTATGCTATGTGTTGATGGGGCAATTGTGGAAAAATAAGGACAAATTGACTAAAAATGAAACGCTCTCCTTCGAGGTAGACTTTCTAGATTGGCTGTCAGGAGATTATCAGCGGAATAAACAGCAGCTTTTGCTTAATATTTTTGAGCGTCTAGCCAATTTATCCATTGCGACCGATGTACCATTTTTTATTCCCGAATTGGAAAAAAGTGTTGAAAGGCTCAAAGATCCTAAAGTGAAGGTACATTTTTTATTTTTCAATGATCAATTCATTAATGGTTCTACTTTAAGTCCAGAAACAAAAACCTTTTGCTGCCACGAATTGGAGCTGCGCTTTGCTTCAATATTGATATTGTTTAGAAATTTAATCGGCTATTCTTTAGTGTCTATCAAAGAAATTGGCGTACTAAACTATATGCACGATGTTCAGCCAATTTATGATCATAAGATTGTGCGGGTTCAGATCAGCAATACGGGTATTGATGATGTTAATCAAAAGATTCCGAATTTTCTGAAAACGGCAGCTGTACTTCTAACTGATGAAAACGACAAAAATTTTGAACGTTGCCTATTTTTATCTCCTTTTCTAATTGATAAAAATGCTTACATCATCTCGCCAAAAGCAAATTTGATGGCATTTGATCATTATGACCGGCAAACAAAAGCTTTTTACTATCGGGATGCGGGCAAAAAAAACGATGAGTTTTTATGTCTGGAAGTACCGGTGAATATGACTAGTGCTGAAGACTATTTTGACCCATTTGAAGATGATGAAAAAGATATCGCAAGCAATCATCGGTCCTCCTCAGACTACTATTCGCTTATTTTCGAGCAATTCTCTGCTTTTAGCAAGGATATGTTTGGTAAAAAACTAGATGAGTTATGA
- a CDS encoding DUF1573 domain-containing protein, with amino-acid sequence MLFLLLFASVALYAQPLRKSSREANMEAAEAAMAEKNYYQAVTLLEKAYEEIEDESLLPQLAEMNYQLRDYTKAARYYSRLLRKDKQNTFIDLRYKYGRALKMNGNCEEALEEFQKFIGATKDEKLKELAQYEVAGCELAMSKTKAKVTPKVLDKNVSNAFSEYSPSLYRDGSLYFVSFDTDEVVIASDSSEEKSAMIFKTTKTDKGWNKPEPLDQKINREGFQNSFVSFSPDGSRMYFTRAIMKGNEVSESKIFYSQGGGDSWGAAEECTGVNGEYLSLHPVVGELFGKEVLFFTSNMDGGEGGLDLYYASYKGEGVYGDPINLGPKINTPGDEVTPFYFDGTLYFSSNGHPGYGGQDIFFTVWNGQVWSEPRNLGNGYNSSTDDQYFSLDREGYKGFLTSNRPSTGKSIRAKTCCDDIYEFEVPRIKADLVVGVFDVGKKPLKGGTTNLGTVSTVSTTEITPVDQKLNTNGNRFDFPLVLDKAYKIKVTVPGYFPDSAQVTTIGLKETKVLEKRFFLRALPETKVKEEPEYDTITTEQPILLDNIVYGYNDDKITPESEPDLNLVLDLMKKYPEMVIELSSHTDYRGRDEYNQDLSQRRAESARKWLLQKGIASSRIQAKGYGEAQPKPVNEKMASEFLFMTPKDTLTQDFIDNLATKEEQEAAHQLNRRTEFKIIKGPTKIVIKRAELRKKPTTTKPAPNRNKQVQVPDTLPTATPAKDTIHRFSTLYYAKDLKGVPIMHFTVREVDFGKVKKGEKREYTFEFTNKGDADLKIAIISACDCTTTDYATDPVKPGESGKIKVTFDSTDKTESETIDVDIILENTMPGKDSPIIERLQYKFELVK; translated from the coding sequence ATGTTGTTTTTGCTTCTTTTTGCCAGCGTTGCGCTTTACGCACAGCCTTTGCGCAAGTCTTCGCGTGAAGCCAACATGGAAGCTGCGGAGGCGGCTATGGCTGAAAAGAATTACTATCAGGCAGTGACGCTGCTTGAAAAGGCGTATGAAGAAATTGAAGATGAGTCGTTACTGCCCCAACTGGCGGAAATGAACTACCAACTGCGCGACTATACCAAAGCTGCACGTTATTACAGCCGCTTGTTGCGCAAAGACAAGCAGAACACCTTCATCGATTTGCGCTATAAATACGGGCGTGCCCTCAAAATGAACGGCAACTGTGAAGAAGCGTTGGAAGAATTCCAAAAATTCATTGGCGCCACCAAAGATGAAAAGTTAAAAGAGCTGGCCCAGTACGAAGTGGCGGGCTGTGAATTGGCCATGTCCAAAACCAAAGCCAAGGTTACGCCCAAAGTGCTGGATAAAAATGTGAGCAACGCTTTTTCCGAATATTCTCCTTCGCTGTACCGCGATGGCAGTTTGTATTTTGTAAGTTTTGATACCGATGAAGTGGTGATCGCTTCGGACTCTAGCGAAGAAAAAAGCGCGATGATTTTCAAAACGACAAAAACGGATAAAGGCTGGAACAAACCAGAGCCGCTCGACCAAAAGATCAACCGCGAAGGTTTCCAAAATTCCTTTGTATCGTTTTCTCCCGATGGCAGCCGCATGTATTTCACCCGCGCCATCATGAAAGGCAATGAAGTTAGCGAAAGCAAAATTTTCTACAGCCAGGGCGGCGGTGATTCCTGGGGAGCGGCTGAAGAATGTACGGGCGTGAACGGAGAATACCTCTCCTTGCACCCGGTAGTTGGTGAACTTTTTGGCAAAGAAGTACTCTTTTTTACCTCCAATATGGATGGCGGCGAAGGTGGTTTAGACCTTTATTATGCTTCCTACAAAGGTGAGGGTGTATACGGAGACCCCATCAACCTGGGCCCAAAAATCAATACGCCTGGCGACGAGGTGACGCCGTTTTATTTTGATGGAACGCTCTATTTTAGCTCCAATGGCCACCCCGGCTACGGCGGACAAGATATTTTCTTTACCGTGTGGAATGGCCAGGTTTGGAGTGAACCCCGCAACCTGGGCAATGGCTACAATTCTTCAACCGACGATCAGTATTTTTCATTGGACCGTGAGGGCTACAAGGGTTTTTTGACTTCGAATCGGCCCTCAACGGGCAAATCGATCAGGGCTAAAACCTGTTGTGACGATATTTATGAGTTTGAAGTGCCACGTATCAAAGCCGATCTCGTGGTTGGTGTTTTTGATGTGGGCAAAAAACCACTCAAAGGCGGAACGACTAACCTGGGTACCGTAAGTACCGTAAGTACGACTGAAATTACCCCCGTTGATCAAAAACTCAACACCAACGGCAACCGTTTTGATTTCCCTTTGGTCCTGGACAAGGCTTACAAAATCAAAGTAACGGTGCCAGGTTACTTCCCGGATAGCGCCCAAGTGACGACCATTGGTTTGAAAGAAACCAAGGTATTGGAAAAACGTTTTTTCCTCAGGGCACTGCCTGAAACCAAAGTCAAAGAAGAGCCAGAATACGATACGATTACGACCGAACAGCCCATCTTGTTGGACAACATCGTGTATGGCTATAATGATGATAAAATCACGCCTGAGTCTGAACCTGACCTCAATCTGGTGCTTGACCTGATGAAAAAATACCCGGAAATGGTGATTGAACTGAGTTCACACACCGATTACCGGGGGCGCGATGAATACAACCAGGATTTGTCGCAACGCCGTGCCGAATCGGCGCGCAAGTGGTTGTTGCAAAAAGGGATTGCTTCCAGCCGGATTCAAGCCAAAGGTTATGGTGAAGCGCAACCCAAGCCTGTCAACGAAAAAATGGCGTCGGAGTTTTTGTTCATGACCCCAAAAGACACCCTCACCCAGGACTTCATCGACAACCTGGCCACCAAGGAAGAACAAGAAGCTGCACACCAGTTGAACCGCCGTACCGAGTTCAAAATCATCAAAGGCCCGACCAAGATTGTGATCAAGCGGGCCGAATTGCGCAAAAAACCAACGACCACCAAACCTGCGCCTAACCGCAACAAGCAGGTTCAGGTACCCGATACGCTACCAACTGCTACCCCCGCGAAAGATACTATTCACCGCTTTTCAACCTTGTATTACGCCAAAGACCTGAAAGGGGTGCCCATCATGCACTTTACGGTGCGCGAAGTTGATTTTGGCAAAGTGAAAAAAGGGGAGAAACGTGAGTACACCTTTGAGTTTACCAACAAAGGGGACGCAGACCTGAAAATCGCCATCATCTCGGCTTGTGATTGCACTACGACGGATTATGCTACCGATCCGGTAAAACCCGGTGAGTCTGGCAAAATCAAAGTAACGTTTGACAGCACCGATAAAACGGAGAGTGAAACAATTGATGTGGACATTATTCTGGAGAATACGATGCCAGGGAAGGATAGTCCAATTATTGAAAGGTTGCAGTATAAGTTTGAGTTGGTGAAGTAG